Proteins encoded within one genomic window of Ovis aries strain OAR_USU_Benz2616 breed Rambouillet chromosome 1, ARS-UI_Ramb_v3.0, whole genome shotgun sequence:
- the LOC101116193 gene encoding LOW QUALITY PROTEIN: arylacetamide deacetylase-like 2 (The sequence of the model RefSeq protein was modified relative to this genomic sequence to represent the inferred CDS: inserted 5 bases in 5 codons; substituted 1 base at 1 genomic stop codon) — protein QPVSDENVTVMDTTFSDIPVRLYLPXRRNERPAVIYIHGGAFVLGSYKHTPMDLLNRWTANKVDAVVVGVDPRLAPQYPFPAXYEDVVSVVKFFLQDKILAKYGVDPNRVCISGDSSGVHLQQEIKNKLTQALIYPGLQLVDVSVPSHREYEHGPLLPWKVAIKLGCLYFTQDRAIPXAMMKNQHMPHGSMHLFKLVNWSTFLPEEXKNHVYTEPILGRLNPSYSILLDTRLSPLAVNDSQLQNLPLTYILTCQHDILRDDGXYVSRLRNVGVKVXHDHMEDGIHGALSFMASPIYLKLGIRIKDKYINWLEENL, from the exons CAACCAGTTTCAGATGAAAACGTTACAGTGATGGATACAACATTTAGTGATATTCCAGTACGTTTGTACTTGC AGAGGAGAAATGAGAGACCAGCTGTAATTTATATTCATGGTGGTGCCTTTGTCTTAGGAAGTTACA AGCATACACCTATGGACCTCCTGAATAGATGGACGGCAAACAAAGTTGATGCTGTTGTTGTTGGAGTGGA ccCTAGACTAGCTCCTCAATATCCATTTCCAG CCTATGAGGATGTTGTTTCTGTGGTCAAATTCTTTCTACAGGATAAAATCCTTGCAAAATATGGAGTGGACCCCAATCGAGTTTGTATTTCAGGTGATAGTTCTGGGGTACACTTGCAGCAGGA aattaaaaataaactgacaCAAGCTTTAATTTACCCTGGCTTACAGCTAGTTGATGTCTCTGTGCCATCTCACCGAGAATATGAGCATGGTCCACTTCTGCCATGGAAAGTGGCAATCAAACTTGGATGCCTATATTTCACCCAGGATAGAGCAATCC AGGCAATGATGAAAAATCAACACATGCCTCATGGATCAATGCATCTGTTCAAGTTGGTAAACTGGAGCACCTTCCTTCCTGAAGAGTAGAAAAACCATGTATATACTGAACCAATTCTTGGAAGACTTAATCCTTCATATTCAATACTTTTGGATACTAGGTTATCACCCTTGGCAGTCAATGATTCCCAGTTGCAAAATCTGCCCTTAACTTACATCCTTACCTGTCAACATGATATTCTAAGAGATGATG CTTATGTCTCACGACTTCGAAATGTTGGAGTTAAAG TTCATGACCATATGGAGGATGGAATCCATGGAGCTTTATCATTCATGGCCTCACCAATTTACTTAAAACTAGGCATTAGAATAAAAGATAAGTATATTAATTGGCTAGAAGAAAATCTGTAA